The Flavobacterium marginilacus genome window below encodes:
- a CDS encoding UDP-glucose 6-dehydrogenase translates to MKITKICCIGAGYVGGPTMAVIAQKCPHIQVTVVDLNLERIAAWNDENTDNIPIYEPGLDAIVAEARGRNLFFSTEVDKAIDEAQIIFISVNTPTKTYGKGKGMAADLKYIELCARQIAKVAKDNKIVVEKSTLPVRTAEAIKSILDTTGNGVQFQILSNPEFLAEGTAVEDLLNPDRILIGGDVSAEGEEAIQALVDVYLNWVDPEKILTTNVWSSELSKLTANAFLAQRISSINAMSELCEKTGADVNEVARAIGMDSRIGPKFLKASVGFGGSCFQKDILNLVYIAKSYGLNEVADYWEQVIIINDHQKRRFSNNIVQTLYNTVADKKITFLGWAFKKDTNDTRESAAIYIADDLINEKAKIAVYDPKVKREKVLADLNYLGTRSSEENLKSVISFDNPYESCENAHAIAVLTEWDEFMNYDWQKIYDSMQKPAFVFDGRNILNKADLERIGFAYQAIGS, encoded by the coding sequence ATGAAAATTACAAAAATTTGCTGCATTGGAGCTGGATATGTTGGTGGTCCAACTATGGCTGTTATTGCGCAAAAATGTCCTCACATCCAAGTGACAGTGGTGGATTTGAATTTGGAAAGGATTGCTGCATGGAATGATGAAAACACAGATAATATTCCGATTTATGAACCTGGTTTGGATGCTATTGTTGCTGAAGCCAGAGGAAGAAATCTGTTTTTTTCAACGGAAGTTGATAAAGCAATAGATGAAGCTCAAATCATTTTTATATCCGTGAATACACCTACAAAAACGTATGGTAAAGGAAAAGGAATGGCGGCTGATTTGAAATATATTGAATTGTGCGCAAGACAAATTGCAAAAGTAGCTAAAGACAATAAAATAGTAGTTGAAAAATCAACTTTGCCAGTACGCACTGCCGAGGCTATTAAAAGTATTCTTGATACAACAGGCAATGGAGTTCAGTTTCAAATACTTTCTAATCCTGAGTTTTTGGCAGAGGGAACAGCTGTTGAGGATTTGTTGAATCCTGACAGGATATTAATAGGTGGAGATGTTTCGGCTGAGGGAGAAGAAGCGATTCAAGCTTTGGTTGATGTTTATTTGAATTGGGTAGATCCTGAAAAAATATTGACTACCAATGTTTGGTCATCAGAATTGTCAAAGTTGACTGCAAATGCTTTTTTGGCTCAAAGAATATCGTCTATCAATGCAATGTCTGAATTATGTGAAAAAACAGGAGCCGATGTTAATGAAGTTGCTAGAGCGATTGGAATGGATAGTCGAATTGGACCTAAATTTCTTAAAGCTTCTGTAGGATTTGGCGGTTCATGTTTTCAAAAAGACATATTAAATTTAGTTTATATCGCAAAATCATACGGATTAAATGAAGTAGCCGATTATTGGGAGCAGGTCATTATTATAAATGATCATCAAAAGCGTCGTTTTTCAAATAATATTGTGCAGACACTTTATAACACAGTTGCGGATAAAAAAATCACATTTTTAGGCTGGGCGTTTAAAAAGGACACTAATGATACTAGGGAGTCTGCGGCAATATACATAGCTGATGATTTGATTAATGAAAAAGCTAAAATTGCTGTTTATGATCCTAAGGTAAAAAGAGAGAAGGTATTAGCTGATTTAAATTATTTAGGAACCAGGAGTTCAGAAGAAAATTTAAAGAGTGTTATTAGTTTTGATAATCCGTATGAGTCTTGTGAAAATGCTCATGCTATTGCTGTACTTACAGAATGGGATGAATTTATGAATTACGACTGGCAAAAAATATATGACAGTATGCAAAAACCAGCTTTTGTTTTTGACGGAAGAAATATATTGAATAAAGCAGATTTGGAAAGAATTGGATTTGCTTATCAGGCTATCGGCTCTTAA